The Nostoc sp. UHCC 0926 genome segment GGACAAAAAATGCTACAAACACAAGTTAACTCAAGCGATTTGCAAAGTGTTGGCTATGATGCTACAACTTGCACACTTGAAATTAAGTTTCATAGTGGAGGCATATACCAATATTTCAAAGTTACGGAGTCTATTTACAGGGGACTAATGAGTGCTTCCTCTCACGGGAAGTATTTTCATGCTTACATCAAAGATTTTTATCCTTATAAAAGGATAGGCTGATAAACCATCCACTAAAATTTTATATACAAAGTCTAGGTATAGCATCTATTATTATAAACCGTTCTGTCTTGGATACATTATATTTAGCTATATTTTACAAATTGGTATTACTTGTTATAAGGAATAAATATAAAAGAGATGATACAAAGCAGTATTAAAGCTCTCCCAAGTCGATACGAGCCTCTAGTAGGATTATTTGGTGATGGAGCGAAGACAACCTTTGTGAAGCAAGAAGATGACTTACGCGAAATAGCAAGATTAATAAACCAAGGCAATAGCGCCTTTCAAGGTAAACTGCAATTTGTCTACAGTCCAACAGAAAGTGGCGCGGGAAAAACTACTTTCGTTCACTCATTAGACTTATTTCTACATGATTTGGTGGACTCAGTAATAAGAGTTACAAACGATAACAGTCATGCTCTTAATGGGATAATAGAAACTATTCGCAATAGCCGAGTTACGGAAAAAATAAAGATTTTCAATTTGGATGGTCACGAATCCTTTATTTTTGAAGACAAGGAATATAGAAACTTTGCAGTTCAGCTAAATACTTTAATTAGGAACAGGCGCGACTTAATCATTCTTTGGCCAGTTAATGACTTATCTTTTGCAGAAAAGATTGTTTCAATCCTCAAGTCTGTTGGAGGTAATAGCCCTTTTGGTAATCATCCTATTCATCGTATGAAAGGACTCTCATCAGAGCAGTTTTCTTCTGTACTCTCAGGGATACTGAAGGTAGCTAACTGGCAGTTGGAAGATGCTGCTCTAGACTGGGATTTAGTTGAAAGAGTTACCGATGGCTCAAAAAATATAGGTGAATATTTAGATAGAGTTCAAGCGGCAATTGCTGAAAGGTTTAATGTAGATGAAATAGGTTTTGAACCTCCCCAATTAATATTTGCGCTGAGTTCTGGCAAGAAAGAAGTTAGAGAAATATGTAGAAATGTCAGAAGGGCAGATAGTTTTTATATTGAAGGTTCCCGGCTTCTTATGTACACCAAGAGATCAAATGTCGCTGAGTGGTGGAAAGAGCGTAATAGCGAACTTAAAACTAGTTTACCCTATGTAATAGCTCTATTTAATACACAGCTAACCTCTTTATCAGGTAGTGCCGTAGTTCATGCTGTTCACAATTTTGGCTCTGACGAATTAAGTAGTTTTATTGTAGGCGTTCAAAAGAATCTTGGAAATGCACAAAATGTTATTAAATCGACAGAGCTGTACAAGTACTCTATTGGAGAGGGTGCAGACACGAGAGAATATGGTAAACCTGCCAAGGATGAAACCATTGATTCATATTACAAAATACAAGAAAGCTCGAAAGACAAGCACAAGGAAATAAACTCAGCAATCATGCAGCTAATAGAAAAAGCCGGAGGTGGATTCTCAAACGCAAGATATGAATCACTGGAAGGTATAAACAAAGGACTTCAAGTAGATGTTGTTGCTGAACTAAATTATAATTCTTGCTTGATAGAATTTCATCACAAGTCGGAAGCTGAAACAGTTGACAATAAAGTATCAATTTATATATTAGAAAAGCTGAAAGAATATGCAATAAATTACGGTATTACAAAACCTTAAATCGAGCATATAAGAATCAGCCCCATGACGGAAAGCCGAGTTAATAAAGTCTTCATGAGTCTGATTAGTAAAAATCACCACTTTACTATTAGTTTTCCTTTTAATTGAGCGAGTCAGTTCTAAACCACTCATATCGGGCAATAATAAATCAACTAACACAACATCAGGGTTGGTCTGTTCAATTAACTGAAAACCTAGCTTTCCACTGGTGGCATCACCAGTTACTTCTATATCTGGAGATTGTGAAATAGCGCTTTTGATACCTAATAGTGTGAATGTTTCTGGTTCAACAATTACTATTCTCAGCATAATATTGATAATCCTCTAATAATAAATGGCTGTTTATGAGGTTATTTATTATTGGTGTCTAGCGGACACGTAGAAGACACTTGGTGTCTCGGTCGTGTCTGGGCTGGTGTCTGCTGGTGTCTGTGCTATACAAGGGTTTTGAGCTTTAGTGTCTGTGGTGTCCGGTGTCCGGTGTCCGTGAAAAAAGGGCGGTTTTGGGGCTAGACACCAGACACCTTAGCAGTCAAATTTGATTGAGCTTGATAACACCCTCGCCTATCCAGTCTGCCAAACCTGCCCCCACAATTTCATACATCCAGCCCTTGATTTGCTCAACCGTAAATCTCTCACCGTTCACTTTAAAGTTGCCTTTGAACTCTCTTACATCAGCTTCAATTCGTTCAGTTCTGGTAAGATATTCATATAGTTTTTGCGCCATTGGTGATAGTTTTTTCGGTTCATCTTGGGTGTCACCTGCTTTGTTACCAAGATTGAATTCCAGTTCATAAATCCGCTCTAAAGTGGCTTTATCGATGGTTGGCGGTTCATTATTGGTCACAGGTTTATCAAGCCGAAAATCAATTCGCTTGTGGTCGAGCTTAGGCAGTTCAATATCAATCCATTGCCCATGCCCAGGTAGCTTAATCTTGCCCTGACCGCTAGCTTTTGCCTCTGTCGTAATTGGGTCAATAGTTGCAATTAGTTCTACTTCTAACAGTGCCGCATCCCGAAGTTTTGATAACCCTTTGGCTTTGGCTAAAATCTCCATTGTGCGGTCATGGGCTACAAACAAAGGAATCATTAATTGTTTGCGAGATTCAGTCATGGCACAGCGAAACCATTTACCAATAAAATCAGGGTCAGGCTTCCATTTATCTTCATCACAATCGTCCGGCATTGGCTCAATTATGTTATCTGTCCATGTCGTAAATTCTTCACAGATAACTGATAGCATCTTGCCCGACGCTCGTAATTGTTCCGTCCATTGCTCCTCCGTTAATCCACTCTTACGGTAATCTTCATAGCGCTGGCGCATTTCATCCATGTACCATTGCATGAATTCGGCTATTTCTTTGTAGCCAGTAATCAGCCTTACGCCTTTCCACTCGACCTGTGTGCCGTGCGGGTCAAGCGCTACGATGTTCCATCCGGCTTGTACTTTCTTCCAAATAATTTCTCTAGTAGTCCAGGATTTCCCCGCACCCATGCCACCAAATATTAAAGTGGGGTAGCCAATGGTGTTGTTAATCCAGCGATATTTGTCAGTGGGAGCGATCGCTTGGCTGTCTGCCCCAGTAACCTTGTCGTTGGGGTCAATCGTCCCTTGCAATGTCTGGCTACCTTGCAAATAGGGCGTTTTCATCTCGCGCAGTTGCTTGATGTACTCCGCCTTCTGTTGCTCGGTCATCCCCGCCGTTTGCGCCTCAAAGATAGCGTCGGATGCCTCCATTTGGGTAACTTCAATTTCCGTGTGGGCGTAAATCTCAGCTTTTTGGATATCCACAGTGCGATCATTGGCTATCAAATCTAAATCGGCTTGCAATTGGACTTCTGCGATCGCAACGTCTCGGTAACTCTCTAGTAACTCGGAACGTGCGGCCATCTCTGCCTTTGCTGCATCCCGCTTTTGGGCGATGTCTTCAAATACGGCTTTCTGCTTCTCCTCCTCTTGGCAATGGCGGAGCATCCACCCCGCAAGTGCAAACCCCAGGAATCCACCAAACGCCCACAACGGCTTATATGGGTTGGTTGCTTTCACCAGTCCATTAACGCCCATAGCTGGGTTACGCACTATTTGGCGCGGCATTCCTTCTAACTGCCACTGCTCCCAGTAATGGGGGGTCATGCGGAATGGTCTGTTATTCTGATCCTGACATACCAATTTTTTCTGGGGAGTCCGAACGCAAAAATAAATGCGGTCGCTTGACTCCCCTTTCCACGCCATCGCAGCCGAGCTAATACCCACAGTTAAACTTAGCCCAATTGCAACAGCTTTTTTATCCATCGGCAACTGTCCGAACCACTTCATTAAACCCGATTGTTGCGACTCGGATAACTGTTTATGTTTGTCGGTTAAATAATTCATTTACCTCTTTTACCACCAAATAGAAAAAACATTAATATCGCTAGAAATATGCCCACTCCTGCACCATCCATCCAACTTGAAGATTCAGCAGTTTTTGGCTTATAAACCGACTCAATTGAAGTCTTAACTGTACTAGTAGAAGTTCTCGCTTCATTCCATTCACTAATCGGTTCAGATAGCGCACACAATAACGCCAGTGATGCACTGCAACCAGTCATTAAATTAGTGACGAAATTATTGAACCCTTCACCTGTTGCAGTGGCAGTAAAATACAGGTGTGCAGTCCCCACTGCAAGAAACATTCCAACTGGGTGAACTTGCAACAGGTGAAAGGTGAAAATCACTGCACTGTTTAAACAACTGCCAGCGACAATCTCACAGGCATTACCAGCACGTCTAAATGTCCGACCTCTATTATTTTCTGGCAGTGGTGGTAACTGTTCGGGTTGTTGATGCTGCTTAGTTGATTGTGGTGTTTGTGCCAGCCCTTCATGCAAAAAAGGGCTGACGCTATGAGGATCTTCATTTCGTTTCCTTACTAGCATCAGCCTTACCTAATTAATTGATTATCTATCGCCTAATTTCTGCCACAAGTTACCCAACATCGCACCCCAACCGCGAACTGTTCCTGTTGCAGAAACACTAGATGCTGGTGCTGAACTTTGCGATTGAAATGGTATAACTTCCTGGGGTGTTTGGTTCGGTTCTAAAGCTCGTGAGCCAAACCTCGCACGGGCTAAAAGTTGTTGGCGCTTCTCTCTTAATCCCGTGGTGATTGCTTGCCTTTCAGCTTGCACAACTTGCCTGTTTTCTATACCGCTAATTTTGTTTTCATGCCGCCATAATTCTGCTTGTAGATCATGATGTAATTGGGCTGCAACTTCAGTTAAAGCGTGCTTACGTTTTTGGTCAATTCGCAGGAGGTCGGCTCTATCTTGGGCATCTATTTTACTCATCTCGCTGTCAAATTCAGCGTTAAGTTTACGGATTTTACCAATTGCACCCGCTACATGAGAGCCGTATTGTTTACGAAGTTCTGTCCAGGTCACTTGTCCTTTGGTCAGCTTCTCCATCGCCTCAAAAACCACCTTGGCATTGTCCAGAAATGGCTCTAATCGGTCAGATAATTCTTGGGCATTATTGGCGTAATCCGCAAACTGTTCGAGCTTATTTATATCGGAGAGATA includes the following:
- a CDS encoding KTSC domain-containing protein, with protein sequence MLQTQVNSSDLQSVGYDATTCTLEIKFHSGGIYQYFKVTESIYRGLMSASSHGKYFHAYIKDFYPYKRIG
- a CDS encoding response regulator — its product is MLRIVIVEPETFTLLGIKSAISQSPDIEVTGDATSGKLGFQLIEQTNPDVVLVDLLLPDMSGLELTRSIKRKTNSKVVIFTNQTHEDFINSAFRHGADSYMLDLRFCNTVIYCIFFQLF